A stretch of the Engraulis encrasicolus isolate BLACKSEA-1 chromosome 19, IST_EnEncr_1.0, whole genome shotgun sequence genome encodes the following:
- the nhsl1a gene encoding NHS-like protein 1 isoform X3: MFCLKAVSSLDDESKWTVHYTAPWHQQENVFLPGSRPPCVEDLHKQAKVNLKTVLRECDKLRKDGFRSSQYYSQGPAFSTSSLTESILSQTDTEERQKKQSTDSCPDEDSLVYIRAHTPLIEDMNGHSSMDSQTPWSKAFPLPTPEEKMRQQAQTVAMDVIPINITGENFDRQASFRRSLVNTDTVVRRPKKVRRRKTITGVPDNIQRELAPQGQNDGRAHSMYLPGQYSSLGRTGSIHSPLNRSLTRDSSCQTEEVKIVPPSMRRIRAQRGQGIAAQMASVSTTSSSSSISAMSDLNGLSFSPQHHSSDQGFHSLPRPGTATTSTQVDTANGVAHRYRLNSDPSHSLASQAEGNQANVHSLHSAASLPSPKFRGKWNEPHCSTPCSKYVGQFDELTSLTSNGSLASQTDSEAWPYENIANHMQAVESDRPPSVSSSSRCQSVSSMSTGGNVETDSQCSTLDGQNYTSPSYARRESTSSTHSVSTITSDQWGYDNVTPPPKCEINSTCSSPVQHLFSSSEHSPNKTDSSSLYSVDNEGYYTSMRLDSGLKSHSHSCISKPDNVKHNIYECRKHHSQDDRISLGSNKSLTRSISLRKSKKPPRPPARTDSLRRKAKPQHLSESVLNEQLITSLQQSLQIRSQSTSIAPQSPCSDFEDPWVLRPRSHSNVSAASSGMSAPAAMCPVTPPPPRNDKSNQRSEHKDSFCSEYQGPRSERGLSPVARAFSHCLDSSPNGTMVNSATKSNGVNNGVVANGSSQKARKMCLPLVQVDTANGPRAKTTSPDKIHRLTSPSSGYSSQSNTPTAGTPTTLGKRAKSPGIGKPPKPKVPERTSSLLSSVSASSSSTSLSSSTSDTKLSTPPAAPPLPGTTPSHTLSTPTPSSQTFVFPESGTSSSPPPIPSASFGQSLNGQSSPPAIQAVADTSTNDLKPLPSSLSPPPAEEVTPEPVANTGAPLPPPPPPPPPPPPLSAMPSASLPMPPPLPHLSVLAAIPGAIFNLKPVQIPPKPTDQSMDTEKATTPTSPGHLDQTTFWPRPLITAQALQMVQLKSIKKNLKKSEGEGETSALSNVEAKEQTQEQVCELTLESEEPTKLTLDSDEHGTLVLDSEGPKKPVVDSEHKTPVVESGEHKKPTFPVCIPITTCSSPIEFGMDFPPSPMRDLLFPKSNNLVSPKKEGPLVTPKKQRSLVFQNNQNTPNVVEQKMVFNQNAPNVVDQKTVLNQNAPNVVEQPTVCTQNAPIVVDQETVCNGRSTEPIVVDQGTVCSGQSTEPIVVDQETVCNGQSTEPIVEDLPKQEESTTEPLVLAEDKHPALGDTPSAPSPATPRKQKPPVSPNKPKLSLIVPPLPSASSFEVERTQVVNDNVTNEPMAPTHTKDTTPDAAATLLFDVAGGQCFTLLQDDVEDTDSGSSTPLLPTQRRESVSSEVSSEGLCSGPHLQDLLIQEQDLGLSDERNTSDEDDQTASSTTGSTGSREDDQGLALDSHPSSSVPRSGSGNNREVNGEMVTPTRPRTTEDLFAAIHRSKRKVLGRGDCEEDRGRHNNLHKQQQSPSSASPPVTPTGASPTSSLMSPSQSMSLPRQTSSIQRGLRRSSTSSDSFKALLLKKGSRSEGSFRMSATELLKCTDPRKQRPETSSGSSSPSSSSSSPPPLVMPSSPVAASPLPSSSPLSSPTLPVPPQLENGSTSSCLSPGRSRRAAAEEWARNESMNLLARLSPGIYCSPSSSPSYSSSPSSSYSSYSTTSSSSSMSLPLIAPGKFYRSRTPPSAASSRYNMRGRLYSSPMTAISEREGELSDDYEDQWESSSRTLGQHLSPFSLSLASPSATLCKGGSS; encoded by the exons aATGCGACAAGCTGAGGAAAGATGGCTTCCGCAGCTCGCAGTACTACTCGCAAGGGCCGGCCTTCTCCACCTCCAGCCTGACGGAGAGCATCCTCAGCCAGACGGACACCGAGGAGAGGCAGAAGAAG CAGTCCACAGACTCCTGCCCTGACGAAGACAGCCTGGTCTACATCCGGGCTCACACCCCTCTGATCGAGGACATGAACGGGCACAGCAGCATGGACAGCCAAACCCCGTGGAGCAAGGCCTTCCCCCTGCCCACgccagaggagaagatgaggcagCAGGCCCAGACTGTGGCCATGGACGTCATCCCCATTAACATCACAG GCGAGAACTTTGACAGGCAGGCCAGCTTCCGGCGCTCCCTGGTAAACACTGACACAGTGGTCAGACGGCCTAAGAAGGTCAGGAGGAGAAAGACTATAACAGGCGTGCCAGACAACATCCAGAGGGAACTAG CCCCACAAGGGCAGAACGATGGCCGAGCCCACTCCATGTACCTCCCCGGCCAGTACTCCTCCCTGGGCCGCACGGGCAGCATCCACTCCCCCCTCAACCGCTCCCTCACACGGGACTCCAGCTGTCAGACAGAGGAGGTGAAGATCGTGCCGCCATCGATGCGTCGGATCCGTGCACAGAGGGGCCAGGGTATCGCCGCGCAGATGGCCAGCGTctccaccacttcctcctccagCAGCATCTCGGCCATGAGTGACCTCAACGGCCTCTCGTTCAGCCCGCAGCACCACAGCAGCGACCAGGGGTTCCACAGCCTGCCCCGCCCTGGGACAGCCACAACCTCAACGCAGGTGGACACCGCGAATGGTGTCGCCCATCGCTACCGACTGAACAGTGACCCATCCCACAGCCTAGCCAGCCAGGCAGAGGGCAACCAGGCCAACGTTCACTCGCTGCACTCTGCCGCATCTCTTCCAAGCCCTAAGTTCAGAGGCAAGTGGAACGAGCCACACTGTTCCACGCCCTGTTCGAAATACGTCGGGCAGTTTGATGAGCTCACATCACTCACTTCAAACGGCTCGCTGGCTTCTCAGACCGACTCTGAGGCGTGGCCGTACGAGAACATAGCCAATCACATGCAGGCTGTGGAGAGTGACAGACCGCCAAGCGTATCCAGCTCATCCCGGTGTCAGTCCGTATCCTCCATGTCCACAGGGGGCAACGTTGAGACGGACTCTCAGTGCAGCACTCTGGATGGACAAAACTACACCAGCCCGAGTTATGCACGGCGCGAATCCACTAGCAGCACCCACAGCGTCAGCACCATCACGTCTGACCAGTGGGGCTATGACAATGTCACGCCTCCCCCAAAGTGCGAGATCAATTCGACCTGCTCGTCACCTGTTCAGCACCTCTTCAGCAGCTCAGAGCACTCACCCAACAAGACTGACTCAAGCTCTCTGTACTCGGTGGACAATGAGGGCTACTACACCTCCATGCGTTTGGACTCTGGGCTGAAGTCACACAGCCACAGCTGCATCAGCAAGCCAGATAATGTGAAGCACAACATCTACGAGTGTCGCAAGCACCACAGTCAGGACGACCGCATTAGCCTTGGGAGCAACAAGTCGCTCACAAGGAGTATCTCCCTCCGCAAGTCCAAAAAGCCCCCACGTCCTCCTGCCCGCACCGATTCCCTGCGTCGGAAGGCCAAGCCCCAGCATCTGAGCGAATCGGTCCTGAATGAGCAGCTGATCACCAGCCTTCAGCAGTCTCTACAGATAAGAAGCCAGAGCACGTCAATCGCGCCACAGAGCCCATGCAGCGATTTTGAGGACCCTTGGGTGCTGCGACCCAGGAGCCACAGTAACGTCAGTGCAGCAAGCAGCGGAATGTCTGCACCAGCTGCCATGTGTCCAGTCACGCCACCACCGCCACGCAATGATAAGAGCAATCAACGCTCCGAGCACAAAGACTCTTTCTGCTCAGAATACCAAGGTCCAAGGTCGGAGAGAGGGCTGTCTCCTGTTGCACGTGCATTCAGCCATTGTCTCGACTCCTCACCCAATGGCACCATGGTCAACAGTGCCACAAAAAGCAATGGTGTGAATAACGGTGTTGTAGCCAATGGGTCTTCACAGAAAGCTCGAAAGATGTGCCTGCCCCTGGTCCAAGTGGACACAGCCAATGGGCCAAGGGCAAAGACAACTTCTCCTGATAAGATTCACCGTCTGACGTCACCATCAAGTGGCTACTCCAGTCAGTCCAACACCCCAACAGCAGGGACTCCCACCACGCTGGGGAAAAGGGCCAAGTCTCCAGGGATTGGGAAGCCTCCTAAGCCCAAAGTGCCCGAGAGGACGTCATCACTGCTATCCTCAGTGTCAGCGTCCTCGtcatccacctccctctcctcaagCACCTCCGACACAAAACTCTCTACCCCGCCAGCTGCTCCTCCCCTTCCAGGCACTACCCCTTCACACACTCTGTCGACACCTACCCCTTCCTCTCAAACCTTTGTATTTCCAGAAAGTGGCACTTCTTCCTCACCTCCTCCAATCCCTTCTGCATCTTTTGGACAGTCTTTAAATGGACAGTCATCACCTCCAGCTATTCAGGCTGTCGCAGATACAAGCACAAACGACTTAAAACCATtgcctagctctctctctcctccaccagcaGAGGAGGTCACCCCTGAGCCGGTTGCCAATACAGGTGCcccacttccacctccaccaccaccaccgccaccacctccccctctttCTGCCATGCCCTCAGCATCCCTACCAATGCCACCTCCTCTACCACATTTGTCAGTATTGGCAGCCATACCGGGCGCTATTTTCAATCTTAAGCCGGTGCAAATCCCTCCTAAACCTACAGACCAATCAATGGACACGGAAAAGGCCACAACACCGACAAGCCCAGGGCACTTGGACCAGACCACGTTCTGGCCAAGACCTCTGATCACGGCACAGGCTTTGCAGATGGTGCAGCTGAAATCAATCAAGAAGAACCTCAAGAAGTCTGAGGGTGAAGGTGAAACATCAGCTCTGTCCAATGTTGAGGCAAAAGAACAGACACAGGAGCAGGTCTGTGAACTAACTTTGGAGTCTGAGGAACCTACAAAGCTAACCCTTGACTCTGATGAGCATGGAACACTAGTTCTGGACTCAGAGGGGCCTAAAAAGCCAGTTGTGGATTCTGAACATAAAACGCCAGTTGTGGAGTCTGGGGAACATAAAAAACCAACCTTCCCAGTTTGTATTCCCATCACCACATGTTCAAGTCCAATTGAGTTTGGAATGGATTTCCCTCCGTCCCCAATGAGGGACCTCCTGTTTCCAAAATCCAATAATTTGGTTAGCCCAAAGAAAGAGGGCCCTTTGGTGACTCCTAAGAAACAGCGCTCCTTGGTGTTTCAGAACAATCAAAATACCCCCAATGTGGTAGAACAGAAAATGGTTTTCAATCAAAATGCTCCTAATGTGGTAGATCAGAAAACGGTCCTCAATCAAAATGCTCCCAATGTGGTAGAACAACCAACAGTCTGCACTCAAAATGCCCCCATTGTGGTAGACCAAGAGACGGTCTGCAATGGACGATCTACCGAGCCCATTGTGGTAGATCAAGGAACAGTCTGCAGTGGACAATCTACCGAGCCCATTGTGGTAGACCAAGAAACGGTCTGCAATGGACAGTCTACCGAGCCCATTGTGGAAGATCTACCTAAACAAGAGGAGTCTACAACTGAACCACTGGTACTGGCAGAGGACAAACACCCAGCCCTTGGTGATACTCCATCCGCACCCTCTCCTGCCACACCACGCAAACAGAAGCCCCCTGTGTCTCCCAACAAGCCCAAACTCTCACTGATCGTCCCTCCGCTGCCCTCAGCATCATCTTTTGAGGTTGAGCGCACCCAAGTGGTGAATGACAACGTAACTAATGAACCAATGGCACCAACCCATACCAAGGATACCACCCCAGATGCCGCTGCCACCCTGCTGTTCGACGTTGCTGGCGGTCAGTGCTTCACCCTGCTCCAGGACGATGTAGAGGACACAGACTCCGGCAGCTCCACGCCTTTGCTTCCGACCCAGAGGAGGGAGTCTGTCAGCAGCGAGGTGTCCTCAGAGGGGCTGTGCAGCGGACCACACCTCCAGGACCTGCTCATCCAAGAGCAGGACCTCGGGCTGAGCGACGAGAGGAACACATCAGATGAAGACGACCAGACTGCCAGTTCCACCACAGGATCCACGGGCTCCAGGGAGGATGACCAAG GCTTGGCGTTGGACTCGCACCCTAGTTCCTCAGTACCCAGAAGCGGCAGTGGCAACAACAGAGAGGTGAATGGAGAGATGGTGACCCCAACTCGGCCCCGCACCACAGAGGACCTCTTCGCTGCCATTCAcag gtcaaagagGAAAGTTCTGGGCCGTGGCGACTGTGAAGAGGACCGCGGTCGCCATAACAACCTCCATAAGCAGCAGCAGTCCCCCTCCTCCGCGTCCCCTCCAGTCACCCCCACGGGTGCGTCCCCCACATCCTCCCTCATGTCACCGTCCCAGTCCATGTCCCTGCCACGCCAGACGAGCTCCATCCAGCGCGGCCTGCGGCGCTCCAGCACCAGCAGCGACAGCTTCAAGGCCCTGCTGCTGAAGAAAGGCAGCCGCTCCGAGGGCAGCTTCCGCATGTCGGCCACCGAGCTGCTCAAGTGCACCGACCCGAGAAAGCAGAGACCGGAGACATCTTCTGGCtcgtcttccccctcctcttcctcctcctctcctcctccactcgtgATGCCCTCCTCACCCGTGGCTGCGTCCCCTCTTCCGTCGTCCTCTCCCTTGTCCTCGCCCACCCTGCCGGTTCCTCCGCAGCTGGAGAACGGCAGCACCTCGTCTTGCTTGTCTCCCGGTCGCAGTCGACGGGCTGCCGCTGAGGAGTGGGCGAGGAACGAGAGCATGAACCTGCTCGCCCGTCTCTCTCCGGGCATCTactgctctccctcctcctccccgtcctaTTCGTCGTCCccgtcctcctcctactcttcctactccaccacctcctcctcctcctccatgtccctcCCTCTCATCGCCCCCGGCAAGTTCTACCGCTCCCGTACCCCGCCCTCGGCGGCGAGCAGCCGCTACAACATGCGCGGCCGCCTGTACAGCAGCCCCATGACGGCCATCAGCGAGAGGGAGGGCGAGCTGAGTGACGACTACGAGGACCAATGGGAAAGCAGCAGCAGGACACTCGGGCAGCACCTGAGCCCCTTCAGCCTATCGCTGGCCAGCCCCAGCGCGACGCTCTGCAAGGGTGGTAGCTCCTAA